One Nematostella vectensis chromosome 10, jaNemVect1.1, whole genome shotgun sequence genomic window carries:
- the LOC5502578 gene encoding ran GTPase-activating protein 1: protein MSLKKDDVGDVTELLAKTKVAQVNLISFKGESLKLNSAEDAAKICEAIKNCKDMQALCLEGNTIGVEAAKAIAEALSKRPEFERALWSDMFTGRVRAEIPPAMEALSDAVISAGTRLVELDLSDNAFGPDGVKACVKLLTSPACYSLKILRFNNNGLGVGGGKLLSGALLDNHKSSTAAGTPLKLEVFISGRNRLENPGSKCLAEAFKTIGTLVEVQMPQNGIQHEGITALAESFRSNPNLKIINLNDNIFTEKGATSMAKVLPTLNNVEVINFGDCLVKSAGAVALAEACCTSLPNLKELILSFDEIKKDAALTVAKSVQNKADFKKLDLNGNCLGDEGVEELKAFMKATPDILSSLSDDEGDEDDDDEDQDLEDLGNEDSEGEEVDDLALSVEGVSIKPKSPLLGGDSELEAQLTKEPSPEDVSSFLSSPSLKTFKALPGSQAYKLMTKILMEESYKSYKLGRCFVKVTASLEEDMDAIKICTDAILGTALCSSTFDEKELATAILVRLGFLKSESKEEPVQKLAGPLVGLQHAAQQKYFTKSLAAYFIAFLSRPSNKLEHHSSIRHGLLQALYQV, encoded by the exons ATGTCGCTTAAAAAAGACGATGTAGGTGATGTAACGGAGCTACTTGCGAAAACGAAGGTCGCACAAGTCAACTTGATCAGTTTCAAAGGAGAAAGCCTCAAACTTAACAGTGCCGAAGATG CTGCAAAAATCTGTGAAGCAATCAAAAACTGCAAGGATATGCAAGCACTTTGTCTGGAAGGAAACACGATTGGTGTAGAGGCAGCAAAAGCCATTGCTGAAGCTTTGTCAAAGAGACCTGAATTTGAG AGAGCACTATGGAGTGATATGTTCACAGGCCGTGTACGAGCAGAGATTCCACCAGCTATGGAAGCTCTCAGTGATGCTGTCATCTCTGCCGGCACCAGACTTGTTGAGCTGGACTTGAGTGATAATGCATTTGGTCCTGATGGAGTTAAGGCCTGCGTCAAACTCCTGACAAGTCCAGCATGTTATAGTCTCAAGATACTCAGGTTTAACAACAATGGACTGGGCGTTGGTGGCGGAAAA TTACTATCAGGTGCTTTACTTGATAACCACAAGTCCAGCACAGCAGCTGGAACTCCACTCAAGCTTGAAGTATTCATCTCTGGCAGAAACAGACTTGAAAACCCAGGCTCTAAATGCCTTGCTGAAGCATTCAAG ACTATTGGTACCCTTGTTGAAGTACAAATGCCACAGAATGGCATTCAGCATGAGGGTATAACAGCTTTGGCTGAGTCATTCAGGTCAAATCCAAACTTGAAG atcATTAATCTAAATGATAACATCTTTACTGAGAAAGGAGCTACTTCAATGGCCAAG GTGCTTCCTACATTAAATAATGTTGAGGTCATCAACTTTGGAGACTGCTTGGTGAAGTCTGCCGGAGCTGTTGCACTTGCAGAGGCCTGTTGTACCTCATTACCAAACCTAAAG GAACTTATCCTGTCATTCGATGAAATCAAGAAAGATGCAGCTCTAACTGTCGCCAAGTCTGTGCAAAACAAGGCAGATTTCAAAAAACTTGATCTAAATG GGAACTGCCTGGGTGATGAGGGTGTTGAGGAGCTTAAGGCGTTCATGAAGGCAACTCCAGACATTCTCAGTAGCCTGAGTGATGACGAAggtgatgaggatgatgacgatgaagaTCAAGATCTTGAGGATCTCGGGAATGAGGACAGCGAAGGTGAAGAAGTTGATGACCTTGCTTTGTCTGTCGAAGGTGTCAGCATAAAACCAAAGTCACCTCTACTTGGAGGTGATTCAGAATTAGAAGCACAATTAACCAAG GAGCCAAGTCCGGAGGATGTATCAAGCTTCCTCTCATCTCCGTCTTTGAAGACATTCAAGGCATTACCTGGCAGTCAGGCTTATAAGCTTATGACTAAAATCCTTATG GAGGAGAGCTACAAAAGCTATAAGCTTGGCCGTTGCTTTGTTAAG GTGACGGCAAGTCTTGAGGAAGATATGGACGCCATTAAAATCTGTACAG ATGCTATACTAGGAACAGCTCTTTGTTCATCAACCTTCGACGAAAAGGAGCTCGCCACTGCTATATTAGTACGGCTTGGATTTCTCAAG AGTGAAAGCAAAGAAGAGCCAGTGCAAAAGCTCGCTGGCCCCCTGGTGGGTCTCCAGCACGCCGCCCAGCAAAAATACTTCACCAAGTCGCTCGCTGCTTACTTTATCGCGTTCCTTTCAAG ACCAAGTAACAAACTAGAACATCACTCAAGCATAAGACATGGACTCCTTCAGGCTCTGTATCAGGTTTGA
- the LOC116610148 gene encoding E3 ubiquitin-protein ligase MARCHF2 — translation MTHLDAIDDPFMTTIGLEDDEPMCRICQNTVQRMIGKEELIKPCLCNGTLGYAHRSCMEQWLTLTEKKKCTICEFTFKTKTVLKPITQISSGGAIKRSKKRESTSRNHGIHGLAELPNSTSKQTISHQCLKEHN, via the exons ATGACACATCTAGATGCTATTGATGACCCATTTATGACGACAATCGGTCTCGAAGATGATGAGCCGATGTGCCGAATTTGTCAAAACACCGTACAGCGAATGATAGGGAAAGAGGAATTAATCAAGCCTTGTCTATGTAACGGTACACTCGGATATGCACATAGATCATGCATGGAGCAATGGCTGACGCTTACAGAAAAGAAGAAATGCACTATTTGTGAGTTCACGTTCAAGACAAAGACTGTTTTGAAACCAATCACTCAG ATTAGCTCAGGAGGAGCTattaaaagaagcaaaaagagGGAAAGTACGAGCAGAAACCATGGGATCCATGGGTTG GCAGAGTTGCCCAATTCCACCAGCAAACAAACGATTTCTCACCAATGTCTTAAAGAGCACAATTGA
- the LOC5513571 gene encoding tolloid-like protein 2 — protein MLYQKPLGACLRILPIVVVVLLGAQVTCSLTVLDHCGGTLQGLNGTLLSNPRTTNYILCNWTIDTRPNTSQHLQVTIDKVSLDGLMPLCSRDEFLEVLIGCGYDSVGRYCGIEALPAFFSSDGCMRVIYSGRKTFRATYRLRPKSRAVEFIEDGCGISMYDKAKHGVIFSPLWPLPYPDDVDCIWTVSVRDDQNIKLSMYDFDVQGHVPCTSFVEIRTGYTNYEGAKPIHTQEQCGQEKPFSVVTEKSKLYVAFKSTNSSGHRGFVAGFVVFENETPERDTQVLVLLGIVLLVILLAFKTFVLPKLIAFCKTKMAVKAMRSAPSSWRPSKPSFRKFRTIRAVSDCPTDATTPKEAQYPSLDADLGGHEGDAMEQGGSTSDYLNDSLVQEKCSTSQTPRSPNKLVRFMIGRQIVQPI, from the exons ATGCTATACCAGAAGCCATTGGGCGCTTGCCTGAGGATCTTGCCCATAGTTGTCGTAGTGTTATTGGGAGCTCAGGTCACGTGTTCTTTAACTGTTCTAG ATCATTGCGGTGGTACATTACAAGGGTTGAACGGTACGCTGCTAAGCAATCCGAGAACGACAAACTACATCCTTTGTAACTGGACCATCGATACAAGACCAAACACTTCCCAGCATTTACAAGTCACGATTGACAAAGTCTCTCTCGATGGCTTGATGCCGTTGTGCTCACGAGACGAATTCCTTGAGGTTTTAATTGGCTGTGGGTATGATTCTGTTGGGAGATACTGCGGCATCGAGGCCTTGCCAGCATTCTTCTCTAGTGACGGTTGCATGCGGGTGATTTACAGCGGAAGAAAGACGTTTCGCGCAACCTACAGGCTTAGACCGAAAAGCAGAG CTGTAGAGTTCATTGAAG ATGGCTGCGGTATATCGATGTACGACAAGGCAAAACACGGTGTAATCTTCTCGCCGCTGTGGCCTCTACCTTACCCCGATGATGTGGACTGTATCTGGACCGTGTCGGTCCGTGATGACCAAAACATCAAGCTAAGCATGTACGACTTTGACGTACAAGGCCACGTTCCATGCACCAGCTTCGTTGAGATACGAACTGGTTATACCAATTACGAGGGAGCTAAACCGATACATACACAGGAACAATGTGGCCAGGAGAAGCCATTCAGTGTTGTGACCGAGAAATCAAAATTATACGTTGCCTTCAAAAGCACTAACAGCAGTGGTCATAGGGGATTCGTGGCGGGGTTTGTAGTGTTCGAGAACG AGACCCCAGAGCGGGATACCCAAGTACTTGTTCTACTGGGGATCGTGCTACTGGTCATTCTTCTCGCCTTCAAGACGTTTGTTCTGCCAAAACTCATCGCGTTTTGCAAGACCAAAATGGCCGTCAAAGCAATGCGAAGCGCGCCGAGTTCCTGGCGTCCAAGTAAACCGTCCTTCCGAAAGTTCAGGACCATTCGGGCGGTCAGTGATTGTCCGACAGAtgcgaccacacccaaagagGCCCAGTATCCCTCACTCGATGCTGATCTGGGGGGACACGAGGGTGACGCCATGGAGCAAGGGGGGTCGACGAGTGATTATTTAAATGACAGTCTAGTTCAAGAGAAATGCAGTACTTCTCAAACGCCACGATCACCGAATAAACTTGTTCGTTTTATGATTGGTAGACAAATTGTTCAACCCATATAA